From one Pseudoliparis swirei isolate HS2019 ecotype Mariana Trench chromosome 5, NWPU_hadal_v1, whole genome shotgun sequence genomic stretch:
- the aldh7a1 gene encoding alpha-aminoadipic semialdehyde dehydrogenase, which translates to MQRCLTLTFARHRRLLLRQTFATVHCQQSAAMSGLLISQPKYSWLKELGLSEDNPGVYNGSWGGSGEVITSYCPANNEPIARVTQATMAEYEETVQKTREAWKMWADIPAPKRGEIVRQIGDALRKKIKVLGSLVALEMGKIYVEGVGEVQEYVDVCDYAVGLSRMIGGPMLPSERPGHVLIEQWNPVGLVGIITAFNFPVAVYGWNNAIALTCGNVCLWKGAPTTPLTSVAVSKIVAEVLEQNNLPGAICSMTCGGADIGTAMAKDERVDLVSFTGSTHVGKMVAMMVQDRFGRKLLELGGNNAIIVFEDADLNLVVPAAVFAAVGTAGQRCTTTRRLMLHESLHDSVVERLAKAYKQVRIGDPWDPTTLYGPLHTKQAVDQYLAAIEQAKQQGGTVVCGGKVIDRPGNYVEPTIITGLAHDAPIVHTETFVPILYVLKFKTEEEAFAWNNEVQQGLSSSIFTKDMGRVFRWLGPKGSDCGIVNVNIPTSGAEIGGAFGGEKHTGGGRESGSDSWKQYMRRSTCTINYSKDLPLAQGIKFE; encoded by the coding sequence ATGCAGCGCTGCCTCACTCTGACCTTTGCCCGGCACCGCAGGCTCCTCTTAAGACAAACATTTGCAACTGTCCACTGCCAGCAGTCAGCAGCCATGTCAGGTCTCCTCATCAGCCAGCCCAAATACTCCTGGCTGAAGGAGTTGGGCTTGTCTGAAGACAACCCTGGCGTTTATAATGGGAGCTGGGGAGGCAGCGGGGAGGTCATCACGTCATACTGCCCCGCCAACAATGAGCCAATTGCCAGAGTAACCCAGGCAACCATGGCGGAGTATGAAGAAACTGTCCAGAAGACGAGGGAGGCTTGGAAGATGTGGGCAGATATTCCAGCTCCCAAAAGAGGAGAGATTGTGAGGCAGATCGGAGATGCGCTTAGAAAGAAGATTAAAGTCCTAGGTAGCCTGGTGGCTCTAGAAATGGGCAAAATCTATGTAGAAGGAGTGGGAGAGGTCCAGGAATACGTTGATGTATGTGATTATGCTGTTGGTCTGTCAAGAATGATTGGTGGGCCCATGCTGCCCTCAGAGAGACCAGGCCATGTCCTGATCGAACAGTGGAACCCAGTCGGTCTTGTCGGTATCATCACGGCCTTTAACTTTCCTGTGGCTGTGTACGGCTGGAACAATGCCATCGCTCTGACCTGCGGCAATGTCTGCCTCTGGAAAGGAGCTCCAACCACACCTCTCACAAGTGTGGCAGTTTCCAAGATTGTGGCTGAGGTGCTGGAGCAGAACAACCTGCCTGGTGCCATCTGCTCCATGACCTGCGGAGGGGCCGATATTGGCACAGCCATGGCAAAGGATGAGCGGGTGGATCTGGTGTCGTTCACTGGCAGCACCCATGTTGGCAAGATGGTGGCCATGATGGTGCAGGACAGGTTCGGTCGTAAGCTGCTGGAGCTCGGTGGAAATAATGCAATCATCGTGTTTGAGGATGCTGACCTGAATCTTGTGGTACCCGCCGCCGTCTTTGCAGCTGTGGGAACCGCTGGCCAGCGCTGCACAACAACCAGAAGGCTGATGCTGCACGAGAGTCTTCATGACTCAGTAGTTGAGAGGCTCGCCAAGGCCTACAAACAAGTCCGCATCGGAGACCCCTGGGATCCCACCACCCTTTACGGGCCTCTGCACACTAAACAAGCTGTGGATCAGTATCTGGCAGCTATTGAGCAGGCCAAGCAGCAGGGCGGCACTGTGGTCTGCGGAGGAAAGGTGATTGATCGACCTGGAAACTACGTGGAGCCCACTATCATCACAGGGCTGGCTCACGACGCTCCCATTGTCCATACCGAAACCTTTGTCCCAATACTGTACGTCCTCAAGTTCAAGACAGAAGAGGAGGCGTTTGCCTGGAACAACGAGGTCCAGCAGGGTCTGTCCAGCAGCATCTTCACCAAGGATATGGGTCGAGTTTTCCGCTGGCTCGGGCCCAAAGGATCCGACTGCGGTATTGTGAATGTCAATATTCCGACAAGCGGAGCTGAGATCGGAGGAGCCTTTGGTGGAGAGAAACATACCGGAGGGGGAAGAGAGTCTGGCAGTGACTCCTGGAAGCAGTACATGAGGCGTTCAACCTGCACGATAAACTACAGCAAGGATCTTCCTCTGGCCCAGGGAATCAAGTTTGAATAA
- the actl6a gene encoding actin-like protein 6A encodes MSGGVYGGDEVGALVFDIGSYTVRAGYAGEDCPKADFPTVIGVTIDREDGSTPMETDGEKSKQSGTNYYIDTNQLRVPRESMEVMSPLKNGMIEDWDSFQAILDHTYKMHFKSEPSMHPVLMSEASWNTRAKREKLTELMFEHYNIPAFFLCKSAVLSAFANGRSTSLVLDSGATHTTAIPVHDGYVLQQGIVKSPLAGDFMSMQCRELFQDLNVEIIPPYMIASKDGVREASPASWKKKEKLPQVTRSWHNYMCNCVIQDFQVSVLQVSDSPYDEQVAAQMPTVHYELPNGYNCDFGAERLKIPEGLFDPSNAKGLSGNTMLGVSHVVTTSVGMCDIDIRPGLYGSVVVTGGNTLVQGFTDRLNRELSQKTPPSMRLKLIANNTTVERRFSAWIGGSILASLGTFQQMWISKQEYEEGGKQCVDRKCP; translated from the exons ATGAGCGGCGGAGTGTATGGAGGCG ATGAGGTGGGAGCTCTGGTGTTCGACATTGGCTCATACACTGTAAGAGCTGGCTACGCAGGTGAAGACTGTCCCAAG GCGGACTTCCCCACGGTGATAGGTGTGACCATTGACCGAGAGGATGGCAGCACGCCCATGGAGACGGATGGAGAAAAGAGCAAGCAGAGTGGCACCAACTATTATATTGATACCAACCAGCTCAGGGTACCCAGGGAGAGCATGGAGGTCATGTCTCCGCTCAAGAACGGCATGA TTGAGGACTGGGACAGTTTCCAGGCCATTTTGGATCACACCTACAAGATGCACTTCAAGTCTGAACCCAGTATGCATCCAGTGCTAATGTCAGAAGCATCG TGGAACACACGAGCGAAACGTGAGAAACTGACAGAGCTGATGTTTGAACATTACAACATTCCCGCCTTCTTCCTCTGCAAATCTGCTGTGCTATCTGC CTTTGCCAATGGGCGGTCCACCAGCTTGGTTCTGGACAGCGgagccacacacaccacagcaaTTCCAGTGCATGATGGCTATGTCCTGCAGCAAG GCATTGTCAAATCGCCCCTGGCTGGAGACTTTATGAGCATGCAGTGTAGGGAGCTTTTTCAAGATTTAAATGTTGAAATAATCCCGCCGTACATGATTGCATCAAAG GATGGAGTGCGAGAGGCATCACCGGCCAGctggaagaaaaaggagaaactaCCTCAAGTCACACGCTCATGGCACAACTACATGTGTAAT TGTGTGATCCAGGACTTCCAGGTGTCTGTGTTGCAGGTGTCAGACTCGCCATATGATGAACA GGTTGCTGCACAGATGCCCACAGTGCATTATGAGCTGCCCAACGGCTACAACTGTGACTTTGGGGCTGAGAGGCTGAAGATCCCAGAGGGGCTGTTTGACCCCTCTAATGCCAAG GGCCTGTCAGGAAACACCATGTTGGGAGTTAGCCATGTGGTGACGACCAGCGTGGGAATGTGTGACATCGACATCCGGCCG GGTCTATATGGCAGTGTGGTGGTGACCGGAGGAAACACGCTCGTTCAGGGCTTCACAGACAGACTGAACAGAGAACTCTCCCAGAAAACCCCTCCG AGCATGAGGCTGAAGCTGATAGCCAACAACACTACAGTGGAGCGCCGGTTCAGTGCCTGGATAGGAGGCTCCATCCTGGCATCACTC GGAACCTTCCAGCAGATGTGGATCTCCAAACAGGAgtatgaggagggaggaaagcagTGTGTAGACAGGAAGTGCCCTTGA
- the mrpl47 gene encoding 39S ribosomal protein L47, mitochondrial, whose amino-acid sequence MATSSSAGRVLTLCKQFQNVFRISSATNSTHCSSALTKYQPRLYRQKSPLAALSWYSPSISVGQCRALHTTVCRKGLDEFFDLPENWGQATVKSGAPWTAKQLRTKGNEDLHKLWYVLLKEKNLLATLEQEGKRQRVQMPSPERIRKIERSMIRMETVVKERETALRLLQTGQEKGRPGAWRRNTFGFVYWYRFKEYAIPWYMNRKYKRKFFFTPKFVQTHIRLRTEKHLRMKARKVNLEKRTKAKLEEKFPQVKVSA is encoded by the exons ATGGCGACGTCCTCATCAGCAGGACGCGTTTTGACTCTTTGCAAGCAGTTTCAAAATGTCTTTCGGATATCCTCAGCGACGAACAGCACGCACTGTTCTTCTGCTTTGACCAAATACCAGCCTCGTCTTTACAG GCAAAAGTCTCCCCTTGCTGCCCTGTCTTGGTACAGTCCCAGCATCTCTGTGGGTCAGTGTCGAGCCTTGCACACAACCGTCTGCAGGAAAGGGCTGGATGAGTTCTTTGACCTCCCTGAGAACTGGGGACAGGCCACCGTGAAGTCAG GTGCACCGTGGACTGCCAAACAACTGAGAACCAAGGGCAATGAAGATTTACACAAACTCTG GTATGTGCtgttaaaagaaaagaactTGCTGGCAACACTTGagcaggaaggaaagagacaaaGAGTTCAGATGCCGAGTCCAGAAAGAATAAGGAAG aTTGAGCGATCGATGATCAGAATGGAGACggtggtgaaggagagagagactgcacTGCGACTGctgcagacaggacaggagaaAGGCAGACcaggagcctggaggaggaacacatTTGGATTTGTCTACTG GTATCGATTCAAAGAATATGCCATTCCTTGGTACATGAACAGAAAGTATAAGCGAAAGTTCTTCTTCACACCCAAGTTTGTCCAAACTCACATAAG GCTGCGCACAGAGAAGCATCTTCGAATGAAGGCCAGGAAAGTCAACTTGGAGAAGAGAACAAAGGCCAAACTCGAGGAGAAGTTTCCTCAAGTAAAAGTTTCTGCATAA